From a single Brassica rapa cultivar Chiifu-401-42 chromosome A01, CAAS_Brap_v3.01, whole genome shotgun sequence genomic region:
- the LOC103849838 gene encoding uncharacterized protein LOC103849838, translating into MGPIEIKKKLILGRNKEPNLKFEERESVVTLEAKYSLCFFHKFKNHTHLQIDPPSLQLQPSSSSLPTQKKMAARYNSYDSRSSVSSSIQSDPSSSAEFKSSKAIVRSKPSYLTKTAKHDTNPGNLTCMMKKLMDMKKSNPKGKRVELVIPHELKKLDTVRGGGKGALGTLQRKLFGKEKVKALTEVKGNTRTLSMVLRSERELLSMNKDQEIEISELKFQLEEKNREVEKLKDLCLKQREEIKSLKSALLFPDGMNSEMQELNEARQIIPNLQKQVLSLNGQLQCIAQDLAEVKANKYISESCYWQAQTSSYDSLEFSSGSPDRLALEDLNPCLTPYAKIKPKEFARVDSAEESLSGRSTVTNTGGKGKSSSKSVKMSRSSEGKAGHRSEESTGWHRGGRMF; encoded by the exons ATGGGCCCaatagagataaaaaaaaagttaattttagGTAGAAACAAAGAaccaaatttgaaatttgaagagagagagagtgtggtGACACTAGAAGCCAAATATTCCCTCTGCTTCTTCCACAAATTCAAAAATCACACACACTTACAGATCGATCCTCCTTCCCTGCAACTACAACCTTCCTCCTCGAGCCTCCCTACCCAGAAAAAAATGGCAGCTCGATACAACTCTTACGATTCTAGATCATCCGTATCTTCCTCAATCCAATCAGATCCATCTTCCTCCGCCGAATTCAAATCCAGCAAGGCCATCGTCAGATCCAAACCTTCCTACTTAACCAAAACAGCTAAACACGATACTAATCCTGGGAACCTCACTTGTATGATGAAGAAGCTCATGGACATGAAGAAATCTAATCCCAAGGGCAAAAGGGTCGAGCTTGTGATTCCCCATGAACTCAAGAAGCTCGATACTGTTCGAGGAGGAGGGAAGGGTGCATTGGGAACGCTGCAGAGGAAGCTGTTCGGGAAGGAAAAGGTGAAGGCTTTGACAGAGGTTAAAGGGAACACGAGGACTCTCTCTATGGTTCTGAGAAGCGAGAGGGAGCTCCTGAGCATGAACAAGGACCAGGAGATTGAAATCTCTGAGCTTAAGTTTCAGCTTGAAGAGAAGAACCGAGAA GTGGAGAAGTTGAAGGATCTCTGTCTGAAGCAAAGGGAGGAGATAAAGTCGCTGAAAAGCGCGCTTCTGTTTCCAGATGGGATGAACAGCGAAATGCAGGAGCTGAATGAGGCGAGGCAGATCATCCCTAACCTTCAGAAGCAGGTTCTTTCACTCAATGGACAGCTCCAATGCATTGCTCAAGACCTTGCCGAG GTGAAGGCGAACAAGTACATATCAGAAAGCTGTTACTGGCAAGCACAGACTTCTTCCTATGATTCACTG GAATTCAGCTCAGGCAGCCCTGATAGATTGGCTCTGGAAGATCTGAATCCGTGCTTAACCCCTTATGCCAAGATAAAGCCCAAG GAGTTTGCGAGGGTGGATTCAGCAGAAGAGAGCTTATCGGGGAGAAGTACTGTAACAAATACAGGAGGTAAAGGCAAATCTAGTTCAAAAAGTGTGAAGATGTCAAGGAGCTCAGAGGGAAAGGCAGGACATAGATCAGAAGAGAGCACAGGATGGCATAGAGGTGGGAGAATGTTTTAA
- the LOC103868260 gene encoding L-lactate dehydrogenase B: MKKNASSSSFGPGGLDLTSAFFKPILNSDPPIPSNRCTKISVVGVGNVGMAIAQTILTQDLADEIALVDANPDKLRGEMLDLQHAAAFLPRTRFTASVDYNITAGSDLCIVTAGARQNPGESRLNLLQRNVAIFRQIIPPLAKLSPNSILLIVSNPVDVLTYVAWKLSGFPVNRVLGSGTNLDSSRFRFLIADHLDVNAQDVQAFIVGEHGDSSVALWSSISVGGIPLLSFLEKQQIAYEKQNLEDIHQTVVGSAYEVIKLKGYTSWAIGYSVANLARTILRDQRKIHPVTVLARGFYGVEGGDVFLSLPALLGRNGVVAVTNVHMTDEEAEKLQKSAKTILEMQSQLGL, encoded by the exons ATGAAGAAGAACGCATCCAGTTCATCGTTCGGTCCAGGTGGGTTGGATCTCACAAGCGCCTTTTTCAAACCCATCCTCAACTCCGATCCTCCTATCCCTTCCAACCGCTGCACCAAAATCTCCGTCGTCGGCGTCGGAAACGTCGGAATGGCCATCGCTCAAACCATCCTCACTCAAGATCTCGCAGACGAGATCGCACTCGTTGACGCTAACCCTGATAAGCTTCGAGGCGAGATGCTCGATCTCCAGCACGCCGCTGCTTTCCTCCCCCGCACTAGATTCACCGCTTCCGTTGACTACAACATCACCGCAGGATCCGATCTATGCATCGTCACCGCCGGTGCAAGACAGAATCCGGGGGAGTCCAGGCTCAATCTCCTTCAGAGAAATGTAGCTATCTTCCGCCAGATCATCCCTCCACTAGCGAAGCTATCTCCTAATTCAATCTTACTCATCGTCTCCAATCCCGTTGATGTCTTGACCTACGTGGCGTGGAAGCTCTCCGGTTTTCCCGTGAATCGAGTGCTTGGGTCTGGTACTAATCTTGACTCGTCTCGGTTCAGATTCTTGATCGCAGATCATCTCGACGTTAATGCCCAGGATGTGCAG GCATTCATCGTGGGAGAGCATGGGGATAGCTCGGTGGCATTGTGGTCAAGCATAAGTGTGGGAGGCATCCCTTTGCTAAGCTTTTTGGAGAAGCAACAGATAGCTTATGAGAAACAAAACCTTGAGGACATTCACCAGACCGTCGTTGGCAGTGCCTATGAAGTTATTAAACTCAAGGGCTACACTTCATGGGCCATTGGCTACTCTGTTGCCAACCTGGCTCGCACCATCCTCCGAGACCAGCGTAAGATCCATCCAGTCACGGTACTTGCTCGTGGCTTTTATGGTGTTGAGGGCGGTGACGTATTCCTCAGTCTCCCGGCTCTGCTTGGACGTAACGGTGTGGTGGCTGTGACTAATGTGCATATGACTGATGAAGAGGCTGAGAAGCTGCAGAAATCGGCGAAGACTATATTGGAGATGCAAAGCCAGTTGGGACTTTGA
- the LOC103868268 gene encoding protein WHAT'S THIS FACTOR 1 homolog, chloroplastic has product MVRVLGSSTAIQHHTKSIPLLIRRFSLPSTRKDPDLESALSRNKRWIVNSRLKNIILRCPNQVAPVKFLQKKFKTLDLQGKALNWLKKYPCCFDVYLEEDEYYCRLTKPMMALVEEEELVKEAQEPVLADRLAKLLMMSVGQRLNVVKLNELKRSFGFGDDYVVRIVPKYADVFRLVNYSGRKSSMEIELLSWKPELAVSAVEAAAAGNECGGSEASFSCSLPTTWTNPWERFMEFNASPYISPYREPGELVEGSKESEKRSVGLVHELLSLTLWKKLSMVKLSHFKKEFGLPEKLNGMLLKHPGIFYVSNKYQVHTVLLREGYDGSELVQKDPLVIVKDKFGELMQQGLYEYNRRRYLANLEKKREKGIESVKSVVRKRDGIEHGDDDVDEQENHGGRPGGMFDPEERKRFYQILFSDTQ; this is encoded by the coding sequence ATGGTTAGGGTTCTGGGTTCTTCGACTGCAATCCAACATCATACCAAGTCGATCCCACTCTTAATCCGAAGATTCTCGCTTCCTTCGACAAGGAAAGACCCGGACCTCGAATCTGCTCTCTCACGCAACAAGAGATGGATAGTCAACAGCCGTCTCAAGAACATCATCCTAAGGTGTCCCAACCAGGTAGCACCCGTTAAGTTTCTACAGAAGAAGTTCAAGACTCTTGATCTCCAAGGGAAGGCCTTGAACTGGCTTAAGAAGTACCCTTGTTGCTTCGACGTTTATCTCGAGGAAGATGAGTATTACTGTCGTTTGACGAAGCCCATGATGGCCCTTGTGGAAGAAGAGGAGCTTGTTAAAGAGGCCCAAGAGCCTGTCTTGGCGGATAGGCTTGCGAAGCTGCTTATGATGAGTGTTGGCCAGCGTCTTAACGTGGTGAAGCTTAATGAGTTGAAGAGGAGTTTTGGATTTGGGGATGATTATGTTGTTAGGATAGTGCCCAagtatgcagatgtgtttcGGTTGGTGAATTATAGCGGTAGGAAGAGTTCTATGGAGATTGAGCTTTTGTCTTGGAAGCCTGAGTTGGCTGTTTCCGCTGTGGAAGCTGCAGCGGCGGGGAATGAGTGTGGTGGGTCTGAGGCTAGCTTCTCTTGCTCTTTGCCCACCACGTGGACTAATCCTTGGGAGAGGTTTATGGAGTTTAATGCCTCTCCTTATATATCTCCGTATCGAGAACCTGGGGAGCTTGTGGAGGGTTCGAAGGAGAGTGAGAAGAGAAGCGTTGGTTTGGTGCACGAGTTGCTCTCGCTGACGCTGTGGAAGAAGCTGTCTATGGTGAAGCTGAGTCATTTCAAGAAGGAGTTTGGGTTGCCAGAGAAGCTGAACGGCATGCTTCTGAAGCATCCGGGGATATTCTACGTTTCTAACAAGTATCAGGTTCACACTGTGCTCCTTAGGGAAGGCTATGATGGCTCGGAATTGGTTCAGAAAGACCCGCTCGTTATTGTTAAGGATAAATTTGGGGAACTGATGCAGCAGGGGTTGTATGAGTATAATCGAAGGAGGTATTTGGCTAATcttgagaagaagagagagaaaggtaTTGAATCTGTGAAGTCTGTGGTGAGGAAGAGAGACGGGATTGAGCATGGGGACGACGATGTTGATGAACAAGAGAACCATGGGGGTCGACCAGGCGGTATGTTTGATCCAGAAGAAAGGAAAAGGTTCTATCAGATTCTCTTCAGTGACACCCAATAA
- the LOC103868252 gene encoding cytochrome b561 and DOMON domain-containing protein At4g17280, which translates to MSTSVMKFLNQTLCLSLVISMATLSYAQTCSKYKFSSNNVFSSCNDLPFLDSFLHYTYDSSTGTLHIAYRHTKLTSGKWVAWAVNPTSTGMVGAQAIVAYPQSDGTVRVYTSPIRSYQTSLQEGDLSFNVSRLSATYENNEMVILASLSLAQDLGNGGTINTVWQDGSMSGNSPLPHPTSGNNVRSVSTLNVVSGVSAAAGGAGGSSKLRKRNIHGILNGVSWGIMMPVGAIIARYLRVAKSANPAWFYIHVFCQASAYIIGVAGWATGLKLGGDSPGIQYSTHRSIGIALFSLATVQVFAMFLRPKPEHKHRLYWNIYHHSIGYTLIILGVVNVFKGLEILSPKKQWKNAYTGIIVALAIVATLLEAFTWYVVIKRRKLEESAKSAPHGASNGSRSQYA; encoded by the exons ATGAGCACCTCAGTGATGAAGTTCTTGAATCAAACCCTTTGTCTCTCTCTTGTCATATCCATGGCTACTCTGTCCTATGCTCAGACATGTTCCAAATACAAATTCTCCAGCAACAATGTCTTTTCTTCCTGCAACGACCTCCCTTTTCTTGATTCTTTCCTCCATTACACTTATGATTCTTCCACGGGAACCCTCCACATCGCTTACCGCCACACCAAGCTCACCTCTGGCAAATGGGTTGCTTGGGCCGTGAACCCAACGTCTACGGGAATGGTGGGAGCTCAAGCCATCGTGGCTTATCCACAATCAGACGGCACTGTCAGGGTTTACACTTCTCCTATCAGAAGCTACCAGACAAGTCTACAGGAGGGTGATCTGAGCTTCAACGTCTCAAGGTTGTCTGCAACTTATGAGAACAACGAGATGGTTATCTTGGCAAGTCTGAGTCTTGCACAGGATCTAGGGAATGGTGGAACCATTAACACTGTGTGGCAAGATGGTTCCATGTCTGGGAACAGTCCTCTGCCTCATCCAACTTCTGGCAACAATGTCCGCTCTGTGTCCACTCTCAATGTGGTCTCTGGTGTTTCTGCAGCTGCCGGAGGAGCTGGAGGAAGTTCCAAGCTCCGTAAACGCAAC ATACATGGAATATTGAACGGAGTGAGCTGGGGAATAATGATGCCAGTAGGGGCAATCATTGCCCGCTACTTGAGGGTCGCCAAATCAGCAAACCCTGCTTGGTTCTACATTCACGTTTTCTGCCAGGCTTCTGCTTACATCATAGGTGTGGCCGGATGGGCCACTGGTCTAAAACTCGGTGGCGACTCACCAGGGATCCAATATAGCACCCACCGTTCTATCGGGATTGCTCTCTTCTCCCTAGCAACAGTCCag gtTTTTGCGATGTTTTTGAGGCCGAAACCAGAGCACAAGCACAGGCTCTACTGGAACATATACCACCACTCAATAGGCTACACGTTGATCATTTTGGGGGTGGTGAACGTGTTTAAAGGGCTAGAGATATTGAGTCCTAAGAAGCAGTGGAAAAACGCTTACACTGGTATCATCGTTGCTCTCGCCATTGTGGCCACCCTGCTTGAAGCCTTCACTTGGTATGTGGTCATTAAGAGAAGGAAACTAGAGGAATCTGCTAAATCGGCCCCGCATGGAGCATCCAACGGCTCTCGGTCTCAGTATGCTTAA